One window of the Candidatus Zixiibacteriota bacterium genome contains the following:
- a CDS encoding DUF899 family protein, whose protein sequence is MKQDNSIRNGELMKAYSDLERAKARILELRQAVPELPVADYTFKTISGEPVTHSSLFQDKSELMIIHNMGKGCSYCTVWADGFNGLVPHLENRVPFAVISPNAPDDIKSFSESRGWLFSILSAQDSTFAKDMGFASEKNEPWPGVSTFCKDDSGKMYRVNAADFGPGDDYCALWHLFDLLPSGKGDWEPKYVYEQTLKLTRT, encoded by the coding sequence ATGAAACAGGATAATTCGATTCGAAACGGGGAACTCATGAAAGCATATAGTGATTTGGAAAGGGCCAAAGCCCGGATCTTGGAGCTTCGTCAAGCTGTACCGGAGCTCCCGGTCGCTGATTACACTTTCAAAACTATCTCAGGAGAACCGGTCACACACTCCAGTCTGTTTCAAGACAAAAGCGAACTTATGATAATTCATAACATGGGCAAAGGATGCAGTTACTGTACGGTCTGGGCCGACGGTTTTAATGGTCTTGTGCCTCATCTCGAAAACCGTGTACCGTTTGCTGTAATTTCTCCCAATGCCCCGGATGATATCAAGTCCTTCTCAGAAAGTCGCGGCTGGCTGTTTAGTATTTTGTCCGCCCAAGACTCAACCTTTGCAAAAGACATGGGCTTTGCCAGTGAAAAGAATGAACCTTGGCCGGGCGTATCGACTTTTTGCAAGGATGACAGTGGTAAAATGTATCGTGTCAATGCGGCGGATTTTGGCCCTGGAGATGATTATTGCGCGCTCTGGCATCTCTTCGATTTGCTCCCTTCAGGTAAAGGAGACTGGGAGCCGAAATATGTCTACGAACAGACGCTAAAGCTGACGAGGACGTAA